GAGAGCGCGACGATTATGGTCGAGGATTCGGCGACCGACGGGGCGGCTACGGCGCGCCGGATACGAATGGAATGGCAGCAGTTGCCCCCGTGTTAGGCGCGCAGACGGAACCGGAATATAACTCGTTCGATGAAGCGGAGGGAGCATTCATGAAAATGCTGAGACGTCATAATGTCCAGCCCGATTGGTCATGGGAACAGACAATGCGTGCTATCATCAAGGATCCGCAGTACCGTGCCCTCAAAGACCCAAGAGACCGCAAAACAGCCTCTGAGAAATACGCGGTCGAGGTTCGCATgcaggaaaaggatcggGCGAAAGAACGATTCGCTAAGCTCAGAGCAGATTTCAATACCATGCTGAAACGGCATCCTGAAATCAAATACTACAGTCGTTGGAGGACCATTCGGCCAATAATTGAGGGTGAGACTATCTTCCGGTCTACAAACGATGATAATGAGAGGCGACAGCTCTTTGAAGAGTACGTTTCCGAGCTTAGGAAGGAGCACGTTGAGCAGGAAGCTGTTAAGCGAAAGGCTGCCATGGATGAGCTGATGAATATCATGAAGTCTCTGGATCTGGAGCCGTACACTCGCTGGTCTGAGGCACAATCCATTATCCAGTCCAACGAGACTGTCCAAAGTGATACTAAGTTCAAGTCCCTAAGCAAGTCTGATATTTTGACCGCTTTTGAGAACCATATTAAGGCTCTTGAACGAACATTCAATGATGCGCGCCAGCAGAACAAGGCAGTCAAGCAAAGGAAGGAGCGCCATGCCCGTGAACAGTTCATTGAGCTGTTGAAGGAGCTGCGGTCTCACGGCAAGATCAAGGCTGGTAGCAAATGGATGAATGTCCGTCCCTTGATCCAAGAAGATCCTCGATACCTAGGAATGCTCGGTAATGCGGGATCTTCTCCGTTGGACCTCTTCTGGGATGtattggaggaggaggagcgtTCACTGCGTGGTCCGCGGAACGATGTGTTGGATGTGCTTGATGTGAGTAAACATGCTCAGCTCGTATGATACTTTATCTGACGCATTTCTTCAGGATAAACGCTTCGAAGTTACACCCAAGACCTCTTTCGAAGAATTTAACTCTGTCATGCTCTCTGATCGCCGGACTGCAGATTTTGATGCGGATATTCTGCAGCTCATCTTCCAGCGCGTCCAAGAGAAGGCCCTCCGGAGAAACGAGGAAGAAAAGCATGCTGCAGACCGCCACCAACGACGGGCCATCGACGCACTGCGGTCCCGGATCAAGCATTTGGATCCCCCTGTCCGGGCCACTGATACCTGGGACCAAGTCCAACCTAGGGTTGAAAGACTGGAAGAATACAAGGCAATTGAAAGCGACGAACTCCGCCAAGCCGCCTTCGACAAGGTTATCCGTCGTctgaaggagaaagaggaagatgcGGATAGGGACCGCTCTCGAGACCGTGATCGCGGCAGCCGCCGAGACTACGACCGCGACCACCGATACCGTGGCGAAAGACGCGGCGCTCCCAGCCGCGTCAGTCGCACCCCCGAACCAGACGCCTACGAAGCAGACCGCCGCAAAGCCCAAGCAGACCGCGAACGCTCCTACCGCAAAGTCAGCGGGTTCTCACCCAGCCGCGACAAACGTGAAGACCGCGATCGCGAACGAGACCGTGACAGGGAGCGCTACCGCGAACGGGATCGCGAGCGTGGACGTGACCGTGAAGAACGGGATCGCGATCGTGAACGCGATTGGGACCGCGAACGTAGCACTCGGCCTCTTAGCCACTACGACCGCGAACGTCGTGACCGTGAAGACGAACGTGAGCGACTCTACCGCACCCGCGGGGACCCGCGCGGCGGCCGCGACGAGCTCGATTACGGTGGTGACACGCCCAGCACGAACGAGCGGCGGCGCAGACGTGACAGCGACTCGGAGAGTGTGGCCAGCCGCTCTGCGAAGCGGTATCGGCGGGATCCTAGCCGTGAACGTGAACGTAGTCGAGGCGCAAGGAGGGATAGGGATCGGAGGGAGCGGACACCTGCTAGTACAGCTGGTAGTGCTGCACCTGCCCCTGGTCCTGTTGAGGACGCTAAGAAGGTGGATGACAAGGCTATTCACTCCGGAAGCGAGGAGGGGGAgattgaagaggaagagtagTTTGGTGGTTGCACTTCGTTTTGCAGGATAAGCAAGAGTTGATTTGTCCCTGCATTCTCGTTCG
This Aspergillus chevalieri M1 DNA, chromosome 3, nearly complete sequence DNA region includes the following protein-coding sequences:
- a CDS encoding snoRNA-splicing protein PRP40 (BUSCO:EOG09261K9J;~COG:A;~EggNog:ENOG410PGSH;~InterPro:IPR036020,IPR039726,IPR036517,IPR002713, IPR001202;~PFAM:PF00397,PF01846;~go_function: GO:0005515 - protein binding [Evidence IEA];~go_process: GO:0045292 - mRNA cis splicing, via spliceosome [Evidence IEA]), which gives rise to MNPINAPSGPASLWQEARNKADGRIYYYNVQTQATQWQKPVELMTPVERALANQPWKEQTLDNGRKYWYHSETKQSTWDMPDVYKEALAQAQVSQQPQSTGPTFVAGGVNSFPSYPQQRERDDYGRGFGDRRGGYGAPDTNGMAAVAPVLGAQTEPEYNSFDEAEGAFMKMLRRHNVQPDWSWEQTMRAIIKDPQYRALKDPRDRKTASEKYAVEVRMQEKDRAKERFAKLRADFNTMLKRHPEIKYYSRWRTIRPIIEGETIFRSTNDDNERRQLFEEYVSELRKEHVEQEAVKRKAAMDELMNIMKSLDLEPYTRWSEAQSIIQSNETVQSDTKFKSLSKSDILTAFENHIKALERTFNDARQQNKAVKQRKERHAREQFIELLKELRSHGKIKAGSKWMNVRPLIQEDPRYLGMLGNAGSSPLDLFWDVLEEEERSLRGPRNDVLDVLDDKRFEVTPKTSFEEFNSVMLSDRRTADFDADILQLIFQRVQEKALRRNEEEKHAADRHQRRAIDALRSRIKHLDPPVRATDTWDQVQPRVERLEEYKAIESDELRQAAFDKVIRRLKEKEEDADRDRSRDRDRGSRRDYDRDHRYRGERRGAPSRVSRTPEPDAYEADRRKAQADRERSYRKVSGFSPSRDKREDRDRERDRDRERYRERDRERGRDREERDRDRERDWDRERSTRPLSHYDRERRDREDERERLYRTRGDPRGGRDELDYGGDTPSTNERRRRRDSDSESVASRSAKRYRRDPSRERERSRGARRDRDRRERTPASTAGSAAPAPGPVEDAKKVDDKAIHSGSEEGEIEEEE